ttttttcaaagtaaagtttTGATGTTCAGGTTGGCATTGTCAACGTcattagcatgtcggcctcgcAGTGTAGAGGTCTGGGGATTGTTTCCGGgctccgcccttcctgtgtggagtttgcatgttctccctgtgcctgtgtagtTTCTGTTCTGAGTTCTCTCACCCCCATCCccacaaaacataaaatacaattaaataaataaccccaatgtgtggttgtgagtgtgaatgattgtttgtctaagagtgctctgcgattggctggtaaccagttcagggtttcccgcctactgcccgaagatggctggaatGTTATCCTCGTGACGACAAGcgaatcagataatggatggatcgagATAAAGGTTGCACTGTATTTCGGATTACtataaataaatctaaaactgcatttacatttttttaaaagcatcttGGTTCTGATTTCCATGTAGAAAAAAGTACTGGTACTCATATTTGAGAAAATTATCCATACGTTTTTATTACTTGTGGatcataaatacaaaaataaataaacatttaaatgattaaaacttttttcatcTTGATTCTGTcccattcacagtgcagaaacatttattaaatttgAAATACTATGAACATGCAGGGTCGGTGCCGTACTATATATGATGTCACCAATGGTTTATCTCAATAATTGTTGTAAACAGCAAATAGATGGTAATAGTCAGATCTGATTATAAAAAGTCTTCACCTGTGCTTGTCCTTCCAGATGTGAAACCACTTGACCAGATTCTTGGTGCTCTGCAATTTCGGATGCAGACAGTACTCCTGGCCCTTGAAGCGAGCCACGTTCTCCATTGTCACACTGAAGGGGAAACACACAGGATGTCCCGAGTGTAAGGAATGCTTTCAAGTTGGAATGATTTAAATAGATTGAGAAATGTGGCATGAGGAGGAGACAATGAATAATATGTCTTAATTCATTCAAATATGTCGTAGTtcattgtgaaaatgtgtgaatttGCGGAATGGGACAAATAGCTCCGTAGATGAGATCAACAGTTCGAGGTTCGAATGGTCTGAATCGGTTGAGAAAGAGCTAAATTCTCTCATCTCACCATTCACAAAACTGAATCTAAATATGACGTCCTTTAAATTATATTATTGTATGTCATACAATATTACTGTATGTCCTTTTTTATCATATTGATTGTAGAGCATGGTGATTAAATCATATGGGATCATATCCAGTCATAATGTATCAatcattttaaattgtattcaaTCTTGTTCTACTGTATCCTTTTGTACAGAAGTGTATCCAATTAGTACATCATAAGATATGATATCTTGTTCTGTATCCGTCATATCTTAGCATACAAATCGAATTAGATCACATACCAGATGCTATCTATTTTTGGGCGAAttcatgaaaatgcttttttttaatgtgcaatgTAAACAAAGTTTGGTTGTTTGAATTATCCCGTTGTATCATATCTTTCAccacatatacagtaatccctcatttatcgcggttaatggggaccaaaaccacccacgataaacgaaaatccgtgaagtagtgaccaattaacacacacacatatatatacacacacacacacacacacacacaggtatatatatatatatatatataaacaattgCCCCTCatgggcctttgcgcttgagcagagtgcactaagacacacacacacgcacactaagggtgtggaaaataatcaatattaatcgatacatcgatgcgcacgtgcgcgatgcgagtgcatcggctcattcactgggtacgacgcgattgacgggtgaaatcgagattcatcacgatgcattggtgggtatcggtaaaatccgattcaagcaccgttttattcatgttaaacgtcacctatctgccctttcctaggcgcattgaatgcaccatcattactttgcgttttgtgttgaacacGGACGAAAGCCGTGAgtgtacatacagtccagtacagtacactactcgcgaaacactatggaagttcgcgcaaacagcagcgaggaaactactttatttaatgcacccgcaacatacagatattatgtttggaaactacggcttcgaaaagaaagatggaaagcttgataaaacctcggtCATTTCCAAAGAAtatcgcactacgaagccatacaacggcagcgccacaaatatgcagaccacttaaaacgatggcaccacatcaccgacaaggttcCTGCCCCCTCtctgtccagttcctcgttggacaccggagaaacttggcaaaccaggtcaggatcagaaaaaaaatcgcctcttattctGGGgttcccttgcagctcactatGACCgctcaaggaaaaactatatatggatgactcttttggacatttcattttgacactcagagAGAGTGGtgtgtgtacgctacaatacacacagcagctttgaggctgtaactgccacattgtttcaattgtatttttgtctgtcctatggagatggatatttcatataagacactcattGAGtcctctgtttgtgtttacactacagcaacagctgtgagtctcaggtgacaaattgtttacgttttctttgcacaaaacccaattgtgaaagggcttaaataagttgttttacacgttctactgtttataaggaataaagtggtctactttttgcaataccatactgaattccatctttttttaaactttttttctttgcgtatttgcatcatgtttaattgcacacacaatatcacaacaaattgcactgtatcgtatcgcattgatttgaactaaatgtgtatcgcatcgtatcacatcgtgaagacggacggtgaaacgtatcgcatcgtgtcgccagaaaattccatgtatcgtttaagtatcgcatcgctggtagtgcatcgagatatgtatcgaatcgtcctcagtgctgagattcacatccctaacgcacacacacaaacacacgtgccCTACGTGGACCTTCTGTGCTTGAGCAGAgtgcacacacactagcacgcatagtaaacaacacttaaaaTCCGAGATGCCccaaagccgcgataaacgaaccgcgaaatagcgagggattactgtaccacCTTTTGTACCAATTGGATTGTATGGTATCATTTGATATCGTACCAGTCGCATTGTATCCTAGCATGTCCTGTCAAATGGTATCTTGTCCTGTTGTACCCGATTGAACCGCAGGGTATTATATCCTTTATTGTATTGTCTGATTCCATAGTCGATTGTATTACATTTTCCGATGCATTGTACAGACATTCATATCCAGTGATATCCTGTCATATCTACTATGTCATtgaatgaaaagtaaaaaacataTCAGACACAAGCAGAACATGCTGATGATTGGCTGCCTAGTGAAAAGTGCCGTTGTGTTTCATTTAGTTGAAGAGAACAAATactcacactctctctctctctctcacacacacacacgcgcacacacacgtgcgcacacacacgcgcacacacacacacaagcttgaGAACATTCCTTCTTTTGAACGACAAATGGCAGATTTTTGACAGACATTAAACTTGCTGATTGCATTATATAACAATACGCTAAAGAATTTCATATGTGAACTCCATGAACGAGTCTGGTTTGTGGGTAACCTCCTGCCTGGCATGTGGCACATTTAAGGCAAAGGGAGAGAGAAATGTGGGAAAACACCCAGTATGCCTTGGGCCTCTCCATTCCAACCACCATGAATGTTAAATGAGTTGACTTGGAGACAAATAGGCcttttggaggggaaaaaaagtaattgatcATCGGATTAGATTAAAGGCTTTTTGCGTCAGTTTTCTGAACCAGGTTCTTTAGTGAGATATCGCAGCATGATAGTCAAAATGtctgcacgcgtgtgtgtatgtattagAGCTGACagcttagcgcgtttttattggcattaatttaaatgatatttgacgggattaaattttttctcacgcgattaacgcggcacacgtcacaagcggatgttacgttgctctataaatacaccagaaacaaaacaacaagcgcgctgcagaagtccatgcccatgtctgttttgccagccacagcagcgcgagacaccgaaaacagggtgtcccccgcctactgcccggagacagctgggataggctccagcaccccccgcgaccctagtgaggatcaagcggttaggaagatgaatgaatgaatgaatgaatgaatgaatggaaagtttacctttaaatagttgccatattgctccactgacaagaccaaagttatctgttcttctctctctgtgtatcatacaggtatacgatgtatgtcactgacgtgattgttacttgtttggaactattttgtgtggaaggttacagcgttccgtgtccatataaatagagcgggtggagcttctctgtgttcgtctgacggtgacagtgcgctacagtggtagcgacctagcgaaagtaagacgtctccagtgttgtcatcgaaccaagtgtagtcatttgaaatgaggtctacacaaaaccgtagagagacttccacgcaagaaggaccaacactatcaacatagcctgactgtgttagggggagttaaaccctccccccctttcagaatggtttgcccctgcagcacgggggaagtgcgtgtgcttgtttgtacggccggcagtttcgaatacagcggcacatattgaacactggtgtccggtgtctcgttattcttcaacaaacatacagaaacagactgctgtgttgaaagcaaacttgagaaaaaaaagtatgcaaccatggtttaaatccactataggctgagtactggtGTACCTtacatgtgcactttataatgttacattgctctgttttgatttcattaaaaaaagcttttaaagcagctgttgtgtgacaaaacattttttcaccgttattgatggacagtaatattgtgtgagagattatgtgtgaataactgcaccaagtgaaaaatgttcatgtaaaattgaaaattgaaataatttctgtaaatattttcatttggcacatagaaaactgattcatgattccaagttgatgagagcattaaaatggggaaaaataggacaacaaatgtaaaaggaaattcagaaacgataaaaaaatgtgtgagtaatcacgattaattttttagttcatttgagttaattatgacagttgcatttttaattagattaaatattttaatcgtttgacagctctaatatatatatatatatatatatatatatatatatatatatatatacacacacacacacacacaagtgcctTTGTTCTTCACCGTTTGCTTCTGCCCGTTTAGGTTTCAGACCCACTCAAAAGGTGAAAGTCCACTTTACAGAgacatcataaaaaataaataaacattttaaaactgatTTACCTCTTACTGCTAGCACTTTAAACATGTTTCAAACACACTTCATGAACATACTGTATTATAAACCCACAAAAATGAAAGCATAAAATGAATAgactatactgtatgtgtagtGTTTATGCATGTGATAGGTGAATGTGTGTACCTTTATAAGATGCATGTGCCCTATGGATTAGCACTGAGTTAGCAGAATTCTGTCAGgtaaagttgttgttgtttttttttttaaacacccaatatgtcattctgtttgtttcattttttttagtttcatcACAAACCTCAACTGGAAGtggtaaaaaaacattttggagaaaTCACATGGCCTTTTAAGTATAGTCCAAACTGCATGATACATCTAATTTAAAGTACAGCAAAATGGAGGTAAAAGAGACGAATGAGAGACGATTTAGGCCCCTCTGGCTGCCAGTCAACCAGAATGCAAACAAGCCAAACAACACtgcaaaatcaacaaaaaaaaaccttattcTTCTTGCTCCCTCTCCCTTTCTCTTTTAGCTCCTTTTCTTAAAACCCAAAGAGAGGCTCATTTTTCATTGGGCACCAGTAAGGTGGTGCCCCCGCTCCCACCCAGTCACATGCTAATTGAGTTAATGTCTGCATGTTTACATTCAATGTCTGTGGATTAtttccacacgcacacacattcatgaaCTTGAAGTGACTTTTTCTTGAGTCAATGCAAATGGTGTCTTCTGTCTGAAGACATTCAAAAGTTAACAATTTAAAATCTGGGAATTTTGTCAGTGAAgcacttaccggtaattgtatTATGTATTGCTGTACTTAAGCAATGAAACAACCATATTGTCATGAAATGGTGGAAAAGATCAATTAAAACATTGCTAAAAAGTAAATATGAACGTAAAATGTCAGTAGTTTACAACGAATGGAATCACCAAAAGACATCTAAATTATATTTGGGTCATTCTGATCGAAGCAAATTGCCTTTTCCCGTAACTATGATAGCCTTAATAAGTTTAATGTCACGTACTTtgtaatgaaacatttttatcaTGTAAATTGCCatttaatagaaaaaaatgtacatttccaATTATATTCAACCAATGTAAACGTTCAGAATAATGTTTCCGCTTTATAACAATTGCTTTGCTTTATTTAAGtaattgacaaataaaaacgttttttcttttttcgagtGTCATAAAAAGGGTGAAAAGACCCATCAGACTTGAAGATCTGGATAAAAATGAAACGGTAAACTTGAGGTATTGTTCTTCTTCATAACAACCTTGCTGCTTTACCTGAGCACTGAAAGAACAATGCTTATCATCATACAATGGTGGAAAACATCCATATGAATAAAACGTAAATATTAACGTCATTTTCAGGCACTTTTGGGACTACTGTATGTCCATCCACACAATTTGACgatgtgccttttttttaagggcaTTCAGTTTAATGCTAAAATATAtctagctgttttttttctggaatgtgaTACCACAATTTACCTGCAGATGGAAGCCAAGATGACATATTATGCAATTGCTGTGAAGCTGACATAACATCCCCCAGTTGTGATTCTCCTTCACTGCACATCACGAGAGCAGAGTACAACAGAGATGAaggagataaaataaaataaacctcaCAATATCATCTTTTCCTGGCAGTAAGGGTGTTTGGGTTTGAGCTCCAGCTTTTGCACATCCTTGTAGCGGATCTTTGGTCCTTTCCTGGTGCACCGGCACTTGTAGCCTGgagaaaaaagaacaagaagaaaaaatacactcaagtcaacttctttttttctttgatgtcattttattttgagtaATTAACAATTCAAAATCCATTCATGTTGTTATGGTGAAAGTAAGACGATTTCAGTTACGTAGCTCTTCTCCCAGAGAGgactcaaagtgctttacatggtgAGAATATAAAGTAAAATGCAGAGTGAAAACCATTATTAATCCAGCACtggtaaaaataaatccaaacaataaaacaagtatTTAGAAAACGCCCATGCGCAAATtcatacaaagacacacaaagacaaaactcgcgcacacgcacacatacgcacgcactcatacgcacgcacacacacacaataaattgTGACAATTAATCATATTCAACTGTTGTGATCTCTCACTGCCCCCTTTATGAAgtacatttacacattttttttttttgcgaggagTACAGTGGCCCTGCCCCTTAGGTGTACACATGAATCACAGATTGGCTTGCAAAGTAAAGTAACTGATAAATGAGCAGACATGTGGAGCAGAAAATTTTCaccaacaaaaatattcaagaattaaaaaaaaaattttttaaaaagcaaatgtaTTGGCACATATACACAAGTAGATGAAAAATGTTGTTGCACTGTCTCAAATTTTAGGGGGAAAAAGGCCACTTTTTCCAAGACAGTCTGGAGCCCTGAAAATGCCTTTGCAATGATTAATTGATTTAATATTATGAAGGTAGGCCAACATCAACATTTGTTTGGAGGTGTACCCAATCATTTCTCCACTCTTCAACATTCATCTGCTTCAAGGGGACGTTGCCCCCTGTTCACTGCATGGCTGCGTTGTGAGTGCCTgataaaatgaatttattttggcTTGCGATAGTGGGGCGGTAGTTGAGTACCAAGGTTGGTTACATCCATCAGCCGGCGGGCAAATAAAGCTGTCACATTCCTCACAGCCACTAAACCACATGACAACAAAGGCCAATCAAAATGTTgttagtatttgttttttttattacattgtGACGGGTGATTTTGCGCAGAAAAAATTGGGCTCTTACACTTCTTTTCTAACAGAAATTTCCAGTGTTAGAaatcacacaaacaacaattatTCCACTTTAAAGCCGATTGGAGCAGAATGATTCTCCTTCACAGAATTTGTAGGGCTCAGCCATAACTGCTCCACAGATGGATTGGAAATAAAAGTAGCACTAAATATCagattaaaacaaaagaaaaatacacaaaaagcaaccaaaaataagatttattttttttaaataccggtatatataatcATTTTATAATGCTATGCTACTGCTTCAACACTTAAGTAACACTGttttggagcttttttttggacaacgACAACAAATACTGTCTTCAATACAAAAGTAAAgtcaaatctgaataaaattgCGATGGGCATCTCCCACTGATTGAAATAAACAACTCATACATGCAACTTTTCCACAAGCAAGAGGATTTTCTTTGGTCTGCGATTCACATTCTTCGTATTAAATGCAGTACAGTACAATTCATTTTTAGAAAATGGCCCCACCTAGTGGACTACGAACTAATCACTGAACTAAcaattaaaaacagcaaaagtTCTGTGGGTAAAAGGCCACCTTTTAAACTACCTCAAGACTGCTTAAAATGACACATTAGGgaagaacaacaacagaaaagggCTATTTAGAAATGTTGTGATTTCAAGATAAGATTCCAATCACAgcacaatgaaaataatttgcGCAAGCAGGATTGTCCTCAAGAATCACTGATCTAAATCGGGGGTTGGCTGCCTCACCACTGACTCAAACAAGAACTTTCCCCACATCTAATCTGGTCATTCAAGGCATTTTCTCCCTGAAAAACTACAAGTGACATGCATCCTGCACTGCCATTAGCTTTGTTTGTATACTTTCTCGCACGTCTATATAGCATATTTACCTCAAGATCTATTAAATTTAAGTTCATGCCATCGGAGTCCCCCTCTCTATGCAGCCCTGTGCCAAGCCTTTAATTAAATCAGTTCAGTTGTGTGTTTAAATGCCATGCACATACAAGAAGTTGAGTAGGAAGCTTTTGCCATGCTTTTCGATGGAATATAAgcactgaaacaaacaaacaataaacccacacacatcaaaacaGCAACATTTCTACACAAAGAAAGAATTTAGTAAATTCAGAAGTGTACCTTCGGAACTCaggacatgtaaggccaccaCCAGCACAAGTAGCACCGCTGTACACCGTAGCATTGTCTTCAACCTTCTTAAAGTGTCCAAAACCAGAGCGCTGCAAGCAAAAGAaaagtggggtgggggagggcagTGTCAAAATGTCTCACACTTTTGGAAGTCCACAGGCGGCGTGGATCGTATTGAAGGTTCTGTGATGGAGGAGGTCCACGTAAACACACGCTCTCACTCTACCGCCTGCTTCGCTGCTGCTTTTAAAGGCCTCCCGCTGTCCCCCTCTGCTCATTAATATGCACCGCCAGACGGCCAATCACCACGCAGGAGAGACGAGGAGGACCGTGAGTCCGTTTCATGAGAAAACATCAAATGTCTGAGAGTGGATACGCCCGAGAAAACTGCCATTTCATAATTCACATAGTACAAAATCTATTGACTAATTGTAGATACAGGTCGATAAAGAATACGAACCAATAGTTAAGACAATAATTTAgctatacagtggtgccttgagatatgactgACTTACAAACTTTTTGAAATGGTCAAttgtttgctttgacttgtgagccAAAATTTGTGATGCGAGCACTGTGTGGTGGAAATGAACTCAAATACTACAATTAGTGGTTTGGCAGCGAGAGAACAATTGATAAAAAAAGTGGCTTCGAGCTCGACAAGTCAGTTTTCATTCCAAATGAACATAACGCAAAGACAAttacattttgagtatttaaaacaataatattttaaTACATAGCTTTGCTTTAGATAAATCAGTTTCGCttaattctaaaaataaaacaatgcaaCAAGTTACAGAAGGTCTCATTGCGGGGTTATAACGCCTTAAGCAGCAAATGAACCCAAATGTAGCAGCAATACATGTATACAGACACAATATTCACAGGCTAATATTCTTTAacctctgcaaagaacaacaAACAACGCTGCAGCTGACCGAAGTGTTTTGACCATCTCAATATACAGCTATGTGTCCGTATTATATATTCTATTCCCCTATAGTCTATATTTTGCTGctaccccccaattttgctgctgtagactgtaaatgtctccagtgtgggacaaataaaggatatctaatCGTATACTGCCCTCAGGTGGCCAAGGCATACACAGCGGAAGaacaatgtccactgaattgaaataaaaaatgcgGCAAAAACTGTTTGATAATTTACATTTGAATAATGAAGCCATGACTGTATGTTTTTCAGT
This window of the Hippocampus zosterae strain Florida chromosome 1, ASM2543408v3, whole genome shotgun sequence genome carries:
- the cxcl14 gene encoding C-X-C motif chemokine 14, with amino-acid sequence MLRCTAVLLVLVVALHVLSSEGYKCRCTRKGPKIRYKDVQKLELKPKHPYCQEKMIFVTMENVARFKGQEYCLHPKLQSTKNLVKWFHIWKDKHRVYEA